A region from the Rhodanobacteraceae bacterium genome encodes:
- the nadB gene encoding L-aspartate oxidase — MSEQYDLIVVGSGAAGLSVALSASSGLRVAVVSRGVLGLDGATCWAQGGIAAAIGSGDSPGQHAADTIHAGQRLNNKPAVRWLAESAPDVVRWLISLGMQFDVVNGRLALGREAAHSFPRILHAGGDATGAELIRALREVVARHPQIERYEFTDVCEILKAGDKAVGVLARNRRGDLVRLLAPSVVLATGGIGQLYCHTSNPSEADASGIALAQLAGAETADLEFVQFHPTALAPVEGDGNPQLPLITEAIRGAGAILLNDQGMRFMVAAHPQAELAPRDVVARAVWDQISRGHKVFLDTRALAGSLRARFPNLVQACQQRDMDPRVQLIPVVPAAHYHMGGVKVDLHSLTRVPGLYAVGEVACTGVHGSNRLASNSLLEALAFGKALGERLAQRGPVAPISRVDPPAGHAVRAESANDQMVLARLRQLMWNDVGIFRTEDGLQAALHQIQVMERRCLSGAPVLRQLLVARLMVEACLRRRESIGAHFLADSAIGFTGPAHGQAVA; from the coding sequence ATGTCAGAGCAATACGATCTGATTGTCGTCGGCAGCGGCGCAGCCGGTCTGAGTGTCGCCCTGTCGGCATCCAGCGGCTTGCGCGTGGCAGTCGTCAGCCGTGGTGTGCTCGGCCTTGATGGCGCCACCTGCTGGGCCCAAGGCGGCATCGCGGCGGCAATCGGTAGCGGTGATTCTCCGGGCCAACACGCCGCCGACACCATCCACGCCGGGCAGCGCCTCAACAACAAGCCCGCTGTTCGCTGGTTGGCCGAAAGCGCTCCGGATGTTGTTCGCTGGCTGATATCACTTGGGATGCAGTTCGACGTCGTCAATGGCCGACTGGCGTTGGGCCGCGAAGCTGCACACTCGTTTCCACGTATCCTGCACGCTGGCGGCGACGCGACAGGCGCCGAGCTGATCCGCGCCCTGCGCGAAGTGGTTGCCCGTCATCCCCAAATTGAGCGTTACGAGTTCACCGATGTCTGCGAGATCCTGAAAGCGGGAGACAAGGCGGTCGGTGTTCTTGCGCGCAATCGTCGCGGCGATCTTGTTCGACTCCTCGCGCCGAGCGTGGTTCTCGCAACGGGCGGCATCGGCCAACTGTACTGCCACACCAGCAACCCCTCCGAAGCTGATGCGTCCGGCATTGCCCTGGCGCAACTGGCGGGCGCTGAAACGGCCGATCTGGAATTTGTGCAGTTCCATCCCACAGCGCTGGCGCCTGTCGAGGGTGACGGCAATCCGCAACTGCCACTGATTACCGAGGCCATACGCGGCGCCGGCGCCATTCTGCTCAATGATCAGGGCATGAGATTCATGGTGGCCGCTCATCCACAGGCTGAACTGGCGCCGCGTGATGTTGTGGCCCGCGCCGTTTGGGATCAGATTTCCCGAGGGCACAAAGTCTTCCTGGATACGCGGGCACTGGCAGGCTCCCTGCGCGCCCGGTTCCCGAATCTGGTGCAGGCCTGCCAGCAGCGCGACATGGATCCCAGGGTCCAGCTCATTCCGGTCGTGCCCGCGGCTCATTACCATATGGGCGGCGTCAAGGTAGATCTGCACAGTCTGACTCGGGTTCCGGGACTCTATGCCGTCGGCGAGGTGGCCTGCACCGGCGTACATGGCTCCAATCGACTGGCCAGCAATTCACTGCTGGAGGCCCTCGCTTTTGGAAAGGCCCTCGGTGAACGGCTTGCGCAGCGGGGTCCGGTCGCACCCATTAGCCGTGTTGACCCGCCAGCGGGGCACGCCGTGCGTGCTGAGTCAGCCAATGATCAGATGGTACTGGCGCGGTTGCGTCAGTTGATGTGGAACGACGTGGGTATCTTCCGCACCGAGGACGGACTACAAGCGGCGCTACATCAAATCCAGGTCATGGAGCGGCGTTGCCTGTCCGGTGCACCAGTCCTGCGTCAGCTGCTGGTTGCGCGCCTGATGGTCGAAGCATGCCTGCGCAGGCGCGAGAGCATCGGCGCGCACTTCCTGGCGGACTCTGCGATTGGTTTTACAGGGCCCGCCCATGGTCAGGCCGTGGCCTGA
- the nadA gene encoding quinolinate synthase NadA yields the protein MAPRAFDADLAAQYANLYTRVSDRITPDEWAVHLPYIDAIRKLKSLRRAVVLAHNYQTPEIFHGIADIVGDSLALAQRAADSSADVIVLCGVHFMAETAKILSPDKTVLIADTDAGCSLAESITAADVRLLRQRYPGAPVVTYVNTSAEVKAESDVCCTSANALHVVESLDADTIIFLPDKYLGKHVAGQTRKRLILWEGSCEVHERFTGAEIRALREPGISVLAHPECPPDVLAEADFVGSTAAMTEAIRGGQLDRVLLITECSMADNLAIEFPSVRFTRPCNLCPHMQRITLPKVYRALRDMAPVVEVNPEVARKARRAVQRMLEIGRREAA from the coding sequence CTGGCACCCCGTGCCTTTGATGCCGACCTGGCTGCGCAGTATGCGAACCTCTACACGCGAGTGTCAGACCGGATCACGCCAGATGAGTGGGCAGTGCATCTTCCCTATATCGACGCCATACGCAAGCTCAAGAGTCTGCGGCGGGCGGTGGTCCTGGCGCACAACTACCAGACGCCGGAGATCTTCCATGGCATTGCCGACATCGTCGGCGATTCGCTGGCGCTGGCGCAGCGAGCCGCCGACAGCTCGGCGGATGTCATCGTGTTGTGCGGCGTGCACTTCATGGCCGAGACCGCGAAGATCCTCAGTCCGGACAAGACGGTCCTCATCGCCGACACTGACGCCGGTTGTTCGCTGGCCGAGTCGATCACGGCCGCCGATGTGCGACTGTTGCGGCAGAGATATCCGGGCGCGCCGGTGGTCACCTATGTCAATACCTCGGCGGAAGTGAAGGCTGAATCAGACGTCTGCTGCACGTCGGCCAATGCGTTGCACGTCGTCGAATCCCTGGATGCCGACACCATCATCTTCCTGCCTGACAAGTATCTGGGCAAGCATGTCGCCGGCCAGACCCGCAAACGCCTGATTCTGTGGGAAGGCAGTTGTGAGGTGCACGAGCGCTTTACCGGTGCCGAGATCCGCGCCTTGCGCGAACCCGGGATCTCGGTGCTGGCGCATCCCGAGTGTCCTCCTGACGTGTTGGCTGAAGCAGACTTCGTAGGCTCCACTGCCGCCATGACCGAAGCTATCCGGGGCGGCCAATTGGACCGGGTGCTGCTGATCACCGAATGCTCCATGGCCGACAATCTGGCCATCGAGTTTCCGTCGGTCCGCTTCACGCGTCCGTGCAATCTGTGCCCGCACATGCAGAGGATCACGCTACCCAAGGTCTATCGCGCCTTGCGGGACATGGCTCCCGTGGTAGAAGTCAATCCCGAGGTGGCACGCAAGGCCCGGAGGGCCGTGCAGCGCATGCTGGAGATCGGACGACGCGAAGCGGCCTGA
- the apaG gene encoding Co2+/Mg2+ efflux protein ApaG — MSKARYNIDVSVQTRFLADQSDPDKRHYLFAYTVTVVNSGAVGARLMSRHWRITDAHGKTQEVRGEGVIGEQPWLKPGERFEYTSSAALETNVGSMHGSYQMLADDGTLFEAPIAAFTLSIPRTLH; from the coding sequence ATGAGCAAAGCCCGTTACAACATCGATGTCAGCGTTCAAACCCGCTTTCTTGCCGATCAGTCCGATCCGGACAAGCGCCACTATCTGTTTGCCTACACGGTAACCGTGGTCAACTCCGGTGCGGTGGGTGCTCGACTGATGTCACGGCATTGGCGTATCACCGATGCCCACGGCAAGACCCAGGAAGTGCGCGGCGAAGGCGTGATCGGCGAGCAACCCTGGCTGAAACCGGGCGAGCGCTTCGAATACACCAGCAGCGCCGCACTGGAGACCAATGTGGGCAGCATGCATGGCAGCTATCAGATGTTGGCCGACGATGGCACGCTGTTCGAGGCCCCCATCGCCGCGTTCACGCTCTCAATTCCAAGGACCCTGCACTGA
- a CDS encoding symmetrical bis(5'-nucleosyl)-tetraphosphatase — protein MSTYAIGDVQGCYDTLCRLLEHLRFDPVADRLWFTGDLVNRGGQSLETLRFIRGLGDSALSVLGNHDLHLIAESVKATERRQKNLDLRRVLEADDGAELIDWLRQRPLLHVDKTLGFAMVHAGLSPQWTLDRARIEAERVEKELRGKDFKNVLLRMYGDRPRGWSRRLKGLDRTRAAINAFTRMRYCDPRGQISFESKGTPGTQPAGYYPWFEAPGHKPRSYRVVIGHWSALGRFQGMGVFGVDTGCVWGGKLTALKLQDEPEFIAVDCAQPGSLDADPQAKDDMGDSD, from the coding sequence TTGAGCACCTATGCCATCGGTGACGTGCAGGGCTGCTATGACACGCTGTGCCGACTGCTTGAACATCTGCGCTTCGATCCCGTGGCCGATCGCCTCTGGTTCACCGGAGATCTGGTCAATCGCGGCGGACAGTCACTGGAGACGCTGCGATTCATCCGTGGTCTGGGTGATTCGGCGCTGTCGGTGCTGGGCAATCACGATCTGCACCTGATCGCCGAAAGCGTCAAGGCGACCGAGCGTCGTCAAAAGAATCTCGATCTGCGCCGCGTGCTGGAAGCCGATGATGGCGCCGAACTGATCGATTGGCTGCGCCAACGTCCGCTGCTGCATGTGGACAAGACCCTGGGGTTTGCCATGGTCCACGCCGGCCTGTCACCGCAATGGACGTTGGATCGCGCTCGCATCGAAGCCGAGCGAGTGGAAAAAGAATTGCGCGGCAAGGACTTCAAGAATGTGCTGCTGCGCATGTACGGTGATCGCCCTCGGGGATGGAGTCGACGCCTCAAGGGTCTGGACCGCACGCGTGCGGCCATCAATGCCTTCACGCGCATGCGTTACTGCGATCCACGCGGGCAAATTTCTTTCGAAAGCAAGGGCACTCCGGGCACGCAGCCAGCCGGCTACTACCCGTGGTTCGAGGCCCCGGGCCACAAGCCGCGCAGTTACCGTGTGGTCATCGGCCATTGGTCGGCCTTGGGACGGTTTCAGGGCATGGGCGTGTTCGGCGTGGATACCGGCTGCGTCTGGGGTGGAAAGCTGACAGCGCTCAAGCTGCAGGATGAACCCGAGTTCATCGCCGTCGATTGCGCCCAACCGGGCAGTCTGGACGCGGATCCGCAAGCCAAGGACGACATGGGCGACAGCGACTGA
- a CDS encoding dihydrofolate reductase yields MTRELALIVAHDRAGAIGMDGQLPWRLPDDLKRFKALTLGHTVLMGRKTFDSIGRPLPGRRNWVLSRDTSWSRPGVVRLDSLEAAVEQHTEGLLWVIGGGQIYQAALPLVSRVEATEIDTTLDAADAWFPRLDPDHWHVVSREHHPRDDRHEYAFDFVRWSSH; encoded by the coding sequence GTGACTCGCGAGCTCGCGCTGATCGTCGCCCATGATCGCGCTGGCGCCATTGGCATGGACGGCCAGTTGCCGTGGCGACTACCGGATGACCTGAAGCGCTTCAAGGCACTGACCTTGGGCCATACCGTACTGATGGGGCGCAAGACCTTCGATTCGATCGGTAGGCCGCTGCCAGGTCGGCGCAACTGGGTGTTGAGCCGGGATACAAGCTGGAGCAGACCCGGTGTGGTGCGTCTGGACAGTCTCGAAGCTGCGGTTGAGCAGCACACCGAAGGACTGTTGTGGGTGATCGGGGGCGGCCAGATCTACCAGGCGGCGCTGCCTCTGGTCAGTCGTGTCGAGGCTACCGAGATCGATACCACCCTGGACGCCGCCGATGCCTGGTTCCCGAGACTGGACCCGGATCACTGGCATGTAGTGAGTCGCGAGCATCACCCGCGCGATGACAGGCACGAATACGCCTTCGACTTCGTGCGCTGGTCAAGTCACTGA
- a CDS encoding amidohydrolase family protein — MHVRAARAAVLCLMLIWPAQVLADNVADLPGARRSTVLIAGKAAGTEVYAQQGDEQIATFTYNDRGRGPEVSARWRLDARQLPTSIRITGKDYFKAPVDEWFTNIRGVANWKSAAEQGSMAGADEHFYVPIEAPPMFLGVLARALLADDDGQIELLPAGRARISEALSIPEPGWNQRRKHTLVAYEISGLGFSPQLVWFDAKGEFLGTVSEWSSTLPEGRETWLEPMLAAQAEHLQKRAAELAKTLAHPAASAQLYHGGTVFDPRTGQSNPASVLIMGNRIAAVGDEDQMNLPADIERIDVSDKFLMPGLWDNHVHLDSVDGLLHLAAGATSVRDLANDEQALPGRVQRFEAGTEIGPRVIMAGFMDGSGPFTGPTRVIVDSPSDAERWVNWYADQGYRQIKVYSSLKPELVPLIARLAHSRGLRLSGHVPATMVASQFIDAGADELQHMNFVMLNFLSKEAPDTRDMSRFTAIGKHAANIDLDSEEVRGFIAQLVRRQTVVDPTLGIFESMFESEAGSVAPGYADVIERLPPQVRRSLLLGGLKPDSADKAAYSKAFPAMLQFLQALFKAGVTIIPGTDTLAGFGLQRELELYAAAGIPTTSVLRMATLDSAAVNRRSDELGLIAPGWLADLIVVDGDPTASMSALRKVRRVIKNGVSYYPDELYEALGVAPAP, encoded by the coding sequence ATGCACGTCCGAGCCGCGCGCGCCGCAGTGCTCTGCCTGATGCTGATCTGGCCGGCCCAGGTGCTCGCCGACAACGTTGCCGACCTTCCGGGTGCGCGAAGATCGACGGTGCTGATCGCCGGCAAGGCGGCCGGCACCGAGGTCTACGCCCAGCAGGGTGATGAACAGATCGCCACTTTTACCTACAACGATCGCGGTCGTGGGCCGGAGGTTTCGGCACGCTGGCGTCTGGATGCCCGGCAGCTGCCGACGTCGATCCGGATCACCGGAAAGGACTATTTCAAGGCGCCGGTGGATGAGTGGTTCACCAATATTCGCGGTGTCGCCAACTGGAAGAGTGCCGCCGAACAAGGGTCCATGGCCGGAGCCGACGAGCACTTCTATGTGCCGATCGAGGCGCCTCCCATGTTCCTGGGCGTGCTGGCGCGAGCCTTGCTGGCCGATGACGATGGTCAGATTGAACTGCTGCCGGCCGGTAGGGCGCGGATCAGTGAGGCGCTGAGTATCCCGGAACCGGGCTGGAATCAGCGTCGCAAGCACACCCTGGTCGCCTATGAGATCAGCGGTCTGGGTTTCAGCCCCCAGCTGGTGTGGTTTGACGCCAAGGGCGAATTTCTGGGCACGGTGAGTGAGTGGTCCAGTACCCTGCCGGAGGGTCGTGAAACCTGGCTGGAACCGATGTTGGCGGCTCAGGCTGAACATCTGCAAAAGCGCGCTGCCGAACTGGCCAAGACCCTGGCGCATCCCGCGGCAAGTGCCCAGCTGTACCATGGAGGCACGGTGTTCGACCCGAGAACGGGGCAATCGAACCCGGCCAGCGTGCTGATCATGGGCAACCGTATTGCAGCCGTGGGTGATGAGGACCAGATGAATCTCCCCGCCGACATCGAGCGGATCGACGTCAGCGACAAGTTCCTGATGCCGGGGCTGTGGGACAACCATGTCCATCTGGATTCCGTCGATGGATTGCTGCATCTTGCCGCCGGCGCCACCAGCGTGCGCGATTTGGCCAATGACGAGCAGGCGCTGCCCGGTCGAGTGCAGCGATTCGAGGCAGGCACCGAGATCGGCCCGCGAGTGATCATGGCTGGCTTCATGGATGGCTCTGGGCCGTTCACAGGTCCCACCCGCGTGATCGTCGACAGCCCCAGCGATGCCGAGCGCTGGGTCAACTGGTACGCCGATCAGGGCTATCGGCAGATCAAGGTCTATTCCTCGCTGAAGCCCGAACTGGTGCCGTTGATTGCGCGCCTGGCGCACAGCCGCGGATTGCGTCTGTCGGGTCACGTGCCGGCGACCATGGTTGCCTCCCAGTTCATCGATGCCGGTGCCGATGAGCTGCAGCACATGAACTTCGTGATGCTCAATTTCCTCAGCAAGGAAGCGCCGGATACCCGCGACATGAGCCGCTTTACGGCGATCGGCAAGCATGCCGCGAACATTGACCTCGACAGTGAGGAAGTCCGGGGCTTCATTGCCCAGCTGGTCCGTCGACAGACGGTGGTTGATCCCACACTTGGCATTTTCGAAAGCATGTTCGAGTCCGAGGCCGGTTCTGTTGCACCGGGCTACGCCGATGTCATCGAGCGCCTGCCGCCGCAGGTGCGGCGCTCCCTGCTGTTGGGGGGACTCAAGCCCGACTCCGCAGACAAGGCCGCGTATTCCAAGGCGTTTCCGGCCATGCTGCAGTTCCTCCAGGCGCTGTTCAAGGCCGGCGTGACCATCATTCCGGGCACCGATACGCTGGCGGGATTTGGCTTGCAGCGGGAGCTGGAGTTGTATGCCGCCGCCGGCATCCCCACCACCAGCGTGCTGCGCATGGCCACACTGGATTCGGCCGCCGTCAATCGCCGATCCGACGAGTTGGGTTTGATCGCGCCAGGCTGGCTGGCGGACTTGATCGTGGTGGATGGCGACCCGACTGCCAGTATGTCGGCTCTGCGCAAGGTCCGTCGGGTGATCAAGAATGGGGTCAGCTACTATCCGGACGAGCTCTACGAGGCACTTGGCGTGGCACCGGCGCCGTGA
- a CDS encoding DUF1684 domain-containing protein — protein sequence MRFPHLALGLATLIVVVSPVSAAMTAHQQEIAAWRAARVERLSAPGGWLSLVGLHWLPEGVSQTLGNGPDNDIDLGRGPKRLGTLSWSEGKARFEVERGVEASVAGVSAESFDLTPAADGSPVVVDFGTANFQVIERGDKHALRVKDSQAPTRLGFKGISYFDIDPQWRINARFEAYDEPRTIEIATVVGTLESYPNPGRIVFEKDGKTHSIEALVEEGEEQYFLIIADRSSGKETYGMARYLYAGPPKDGHIVVDFNKAYNPPCAFTAFATCPMPPPGNRLDLYVAAGEKYTGEAH from the coding sequence ATGAGATTTCCGCACCTGGCCCTGGGCCTCGCCACCTTGATCGTTGTTGTCAGCCCCGTTTCGGCAGCAATGACGGCACATCAACAGGAAATTGCCGCCTGGCGTGCGGCGAGGGTCGAACGGTTGAGCGCCCCGGGCGGCTGGCTGTCGCTGGTTGGACTGCACTGGCTGCCTGAAGGTGTGTCCCAGACGCTGGGTAACGGCCCCGACAATGACATCGATCTGGGTCGTGGTCCCAAGCGCCTGGGGACGTTGAGCTGGAGCGAAGGCAAAGCCCGTTTCGAAGTCGAAAGAGGCGTCGAGGCCAGCGTCGCCGGAGTGAGCGCCGAGAGTTTCGACCTGACGCCCGCCGCTGACGGCAGTCCGGTGGTGGTTGATTTCGGAACGGCCAATTTCCAGGTCATCGAGCGCGGCGACAAGCATGCGCTGCGGGTGAAGGACAGCCAGGCCCCCACGCGGCTGGGCTTCAAGGGTATTTCCTATTTCGACATCGACCCACAGTGGCGCATCAATGCCCGCTTCGAGGCCTACGACGAGCCACGGACCATCGAAATCGCGACCGTGGTCGGTACCCTGGAGTCCTATCCCAATCCCGGCCGCATCGTGTTCGAGAAAGACGGCAAGACCCACAGCATCGAAGCGCTGGTGGAGGAGGGCGAGGAGCAGTACTTTCTGATCATTGCCGATCGCAGCAGCGGCAAGGAAACCTACGGCATGGCTCGTTATCTGTACGCTGGACCGCCCAAGGACGGCCACATCGTGGTTGATTTCAACAAGGCCTACAACCCGCCCTGTGCCTTCACCGCCTTTGCGACCTGCCCGATGCCGCCGCCGGGCAATCGGCTTGACCTCTACGTCGCGGCCGGCGAGAAATACACCGGCGAGGCCCACTGA
- a CDS encoding FAD-dependent oxidoreductase: protein MHDPLKFLKVQREMPRELPVAVRVLGYSEIYGQFQPEVAADQSGRCLDCGNPYCEWQCPVHNYIPNWLKLVEEGRIVEAAELSHETNPLPEICGRVCPQDRLCEGACTLNDGFGAVTIGAIEKYITDEAIRLGWKPNLSSVRRVGKKVAVIGAGPAGLAAADGLVRRGIDAVVFDRQREIGGLLTFGIPPFKLEKQVVEKRRLLLEGMGVQFKLGVNVGTDISFERLLADYDAVFMGMGTYKAVDGDLPGLKLRGVHEALRYLIANVHRVMNWEDPLPAIDLSGQRVLVLGGGDTGMDCVRTAIRQGATSVSCLYRRDEENMPGSRREVKNAKDEGVQFLFNRQPLEIVGVDGQVTGVRVVETRLGAPDAKGRRRPENVPGTEVIIPADAVIIAFGFQPDPPQWLAPQQVTAHANGRIEVGGEDGELLPFQTRNDKVFAGGDMVRGADLVVTAVYEGREAAKSIARYLGVA, encoded by the coding sequence ATGCATGACCCCCTGAAATTCCTCAAAGTCCAGCGTGAAATGCCGCGTGAGCTGCCGGTGGCCGTGCGTGTGCTCGGTTATTCGGAGATCTACGGGCAGTTTCAGCCGGAGGTGGCGGCGGATCAGTCCGGGCGCTGTCTGGATTGCGGCAATCCCTATTGCGAATGGCAGTGCCCGGTGCACAACTACATTCCGAACTGGCTGAAGCTGGTGGAGGAAGGGCGCATCGTCGAAGCGGCGGAGCTGTCGCACGAGACCAATCCCCTGCCGGAGATCTGTGGTCGGGTGTGTCCGCAGGATCGTTTGTGCGAGGGCGCCTGCACCCTCAATGACGGCTTCGGCGCAGTCACCATCGGCGCCATCGAGAAATACATCACCGATGAAGCCATTCGTCTGGGCTGGAAACCGAATCTGTCCTCGGTGCGCCGGGTCGGCAAGAAGGTGGCCGTGATCGGTGCCGGGCCGGCTGGACTGGCGGCGGCGGACGGTCTGGTGCGTCGCGGCATCGATGCCGTGGTGTTTGACCGGCAGCGCGAGATCGGTGGCCTGCTGACCTTCGGCATTCCGCCCTTCAAGCTCGAAAAGCAGGTCGTGGAGAAACGCCGCCTGCTGCTGGAGGGCATGGGCGTGCAGTTCAAGCTCGGTGTCAACGTCGGTACCGACATCAGCTTCGAGCGGCTGCTTGCCGACTATGACGCGGTGTTCATGGGCATGGGTACCTACAAGGCGGTCGATGGCGATTTGCCGGGCCTGAAGCTGCGAGGCGTGCATGAAGCGCTGCGTTACCTCATCGCCAACGTTCATCGGGTGATGAACTGGGAAGATCCACTGCCGGCGATCGATCTGTCCGGCCAGCGGGTGCTGGTGCTGGGCGGCGGCGACACCGGCATGGATTGCGTTCGCACGGCCATTCGCCAGGGCGCGACATCGGTCAGCTGCCTGTACCGGCGCGATGAGGAGAACATGCCGGGCTCCAGGCGCGAGGTGAAAAACGCCAAGGACGAGGGTGTGCAGTTCCTGTTCAATCGACAGCCGCTGGAAATCGTCGGTGTGGATGGCCAGGTGACGGGTGTGCGCGTGGTCGAGACCCGCCTCGGTGCGCCCGACGCCAAGGGCCGTCGTCGTCCCGAGAATGTACCCGGTACCGAGGTCATCATCCCTGCCGACGCGGTAATCATCGCCTTCGGATTCCAGCCGGATCCGCCGCAATGGTTGGCGCCACAGCAGGTGACAGCCCATGCCAACGGCCGCATCGAAGTCGGCGGTGAGGACGGGGAGTTATTGCCGTTCCAGACCCGCAACGACAAGGTGTTTGCCGGTGGCGATATGGTCCGCGGCGCGGATCTGGTGGTGACTGCGGTCTACGAAGGCCGCGAGGCGGCCAAGAGCATTGCCCGTTACCTGGGCGTGGCCTGA